Proteins encoded together in one Scheffersomyces stipitis CBS 6054 chromosome 5, complete sequence window:
- the SEC9 gene encoding Protein transport protein SEC9 plasma membrane t-SNARE — protein MGIKKMFQKKEPTEEEIRSNLVNSGISTKTTTAGGRQEKFGAFRSYAQERSNNRQGLAPVNPYANVGQTAPGSNPYANGANGNASDVNSNPYGNGTSNGNGNGNGNAYGKSQSSNPYGSATNGGQQYSGANGQSQSSPYGSSTSRSSAASQRDPYAQRTARPSRHSTTGARDTESIDLNDVSSVMIEKRKPVRSQLRHDDATLDLNEDFDDMNLNDEGDLDIPQEEQVNSEDEEVESIKQDIRFVKQESVASTRNTLRMAQEADASATNTMGMLGAQSERLYNAEQNILLSETQTSIAEQKVGELRRLNRSIFVPAYGNPFNKKSRLRQQEENIKNAKAQEKYMRESNRQQMYASEQRLKSGITNNATNSEVHQKYAGEKHLDAAKRYQFENDSEDDDMEKEIAGNLDQIGLYAKKLSASAKTMGQEVDSQNERLRKIEEDADRLDINVHMNSTRLSNIR, from the coding sequence ATGGgtatcaagaagatgttcCAGAAAAAGGAGCCAACCGAAGAGGAAATAAGAtccaacttggtcaacCTGGGAATTTCCACCAAGACAACTACAGCAGGCGGAAGGCAGGAGAAGTTCGGTGCTTTCCGTAGTTATGCCCAGGAAAGAAGCAACAACAGACAAGGATTAGCGCCAGTCAACCCTTATGCAAATGTTGGCCAAACAGCTCCAGGATCTAATCCTTATGCTAATGGCGCAAATGGGAATGCTAGTGATGTCAATAGTAACCCTTATGGCAATGGCACTAGCAATGGCAATGGAAACGGAAATGGAAATGCATACGGAAAGAGTCAATCTTCAAATCCATATGGATCGGCTACTAACGGTGGTCAACAGTATCTGGGAGCAAATGGTCAGAGCCAAAGTAGTCCCTACGGAAGTTCTACATCGAGATCTTCAGCTGCATCACAAAGAGATCCATACGCTCAAAGAACAGCCAGACCTAGCCGACATAGTACTACTGGTGCGCGCGATACTGAGTCGATTGATTTGAATGACGTATCGAGTGTGATGATTGAAAAGAGGAAGCCCGTTAGAAGTCAGCTTCGTCACGATGATGCGACATTAGATCTCAACGAAGACTTTGACGATATGAACCTCAACGACGAGGGCGACTTGGACATTCCACAAGAGGAACAGGTCAactctgaagatgaagaagtggaGTCTATAAAACAAGATATACGGTTCGTTAAGCAGGAGTCGGTGGCTTCTACGAGAAACACGTTGAGAATGGCCCAGGAAGCGGATGCTTCTGCTACCAACACCATGGGAATGTTGGGAGCACAATCTGAGAGGTTGTACAATGCGGAACAGAACATACTATTGTCTGAAACGCAGACGAGTATTGCTGAACAAAAGGTCGGTGAGCTCAGGCGATTGAACCGGTCGATTTTTGTGCCAGCTTACGGCAATCCGTTCAATAAGAAACTGAGATTAcgtcaacaagaagagaatattAAGAATGCAAAAGCACAAGAAAAGTATATGCGTGAGAGCAATCGCCAGCAGATGTATGCCAGTGAACAGAGATTGAAGCTGGGTATCACCAACAATGCGACAAACTCCGAGGTGCACCAGAAGTATGCTGGAGAAAAGCATTTGGATGCGGCCAAGCGTTACCAATTTGAAAACGACTCGGAAGATGATGACATGGAAAAGGAGATTGCCGGCAACTTGGACCAGATTGGATTATACGCTAAGAAGTTGAGTGCGTCTGCTAAGACTATGGGACAAGAGGTGGATAGCCAGAACGAGAGATTGagaaagattgaagagGATGCTGATAGGTTGGATATCAATGTTCATATGAACAGTACGAGATTGAGCAACATTCGTTGA
- the CDC20 gene encoding Anaphase promoting complex, Cdc20, Cdh1, and Ama1 subunits yields the protein MSHSVFSTSPTQNKEVGSIFNPDLLKSNNPKKRTYHNSPTQEQHPGVQSPGKRLHLHSMSPNVTNRTIYLNQAQPRKNSAGSSVDQQSKFARPVLLKPPLPTIRSKSTLTIPSLTLSPPKQKLRRTTSMISGGGSAGTDQPSTSDRFIPSRHNSISSKLQTETTNPHPNASPQTHIKAQTSKIYQHHVAEACGIEMNSRVLLYQPLPPERKKPTNLFSHITGANDVKSKLTSKSSLRPAAASARAKKIPTAPERVLDAPGYVDDFYLNLLAWSSTNLLAIGLEDAIYVWNASTGSVGILCELPNKTLVTSLRWSDDGSYISIGKDDGTLEIWDIETNSKLRTINCENHQTRIASQAWNQHILTSGSRVGSLYHSDVRIAQHVVTKMENTHTAEVCGIEYRSDGQHFATGGNDNLVCIWDVRQSQQNTLSGVNTAQPLFTKANHKAAVKAISWCPYQPSLLATGGGSSDKTINFWNSTTGARVNTIETGSQISSLNWGYASGTGLEIVATHGFPTNNISLFNYPTLQKTGEIIGAHDSRILSGCLSPDNMTLATVAGDENLKFWSLFDLYKQGRKDGGHERASNEDDDGTLMGKGDSTSLKKMMNLR from the exons ATGTCACATTCGGTATTTCTGACATCGCCGACAC AGAACAAGGAGGTTGGCTCGATCTTCAATCCAGACCTCCTCAAGTCTAACAATCCTAAGAAGAGAACTTACCACAATTCTCCCACTCAGGAACAGCATCCAGGTGTACAGTCACCTGGCAAAAGACTTCATTTGCATAGCATGAGTCCCAACGTTACTAATAGGACAATCTACTTGAATCAAGCACAACCAAGGAAAAACTCGGCTGGAAGTTCTGTCGACCA GCAATCCAAATTTGCTAGACCAGTCTTGTTGAAACCTCCCCTTCCCACTATCAGATCAAAATCGACATTGACTATCCCCAGCTTAACATTATCACCACCAAAGCAGAAGCTTCGCAGAACAACTTCTATGATTAGTGGTGGGGGACTGGCAGGAACAGACCAGCCAAGCACTTCTGACCGGTTCATTCCTTCTCGCCATAACTCCATTTCAAGTAAACTCCAGACGGAAACAACCAATCCACACCCCAATGCATCTCCACAAACCCATATTAAGGCTCAGACTTCGAAAATTTATCAGCACCATGTAGCTGAAGCATGTGGGATTGAGATGAACTCTAGGGTATTGTTGTACCAGCCATTGCCTCctgaaagaaagaaaccCACAAATTTATTCAGTCATATCACGGGAGCTAATGATGTAAAGTCCAAGTTGACCAGTAAATCTTCGCTTCGCCCAGCTGCAGCCTCGGCAAGAGCAAAGAAGATCCCAACCGCTCCAGAAAGGGTTTTGGACGCCCCAGGTTACGTAGACGACTTCtatctcaacttgttggcttGGTCTCTGACCAATTTGCTTGCTATTGGCTTGGAAGATGCCATATACGTTTGGAACGCATCCACAGGATCTGTGGGTATACTTTGTGAGTTGCCCAACAAGACGCTTGTTACTTCTTTGAGATGGTCTGATGATGGCTCCTATATTTCTATTGGTAAAGACGATGGAACGTTGGAGATTTGGGACATAGAAACCAATAGCAAGCTCCGGACCATCAACTGTGAGAACCACCAAACTAGAATAGCATCGCAAGCCTGGAACCAGCATATCTTAACAAGTGGTTCCCGAGTGGGGAGTTTGTACCACTCGGACGTCAGAATTGCCCAGCATGTAGTCACCAAGATGGAAAACACTCACACAGCCGAAGTCTGTGGAATTGAGTACCGTAGTGATGGTCagcattttgcaaccggAGGCAACGATAACTTGGTCTGTATCTGGGATGTTAGACAGTCACAGCAGAATACACTAAGTGGGGTCAACACTGCCCAACCCTTGTTCACCAAAGCCAACCATAAAGCAGCTGTCAAGGCTATTTCATGGTGTCCCTATCAGCCTTCTCTTTTAGCTACTGGTGGTGGTTCGAGTGACAAAaccatcaacttctggaattCCACTACAGGAGCCAGAGTCAACACCATTGAGACAGGTTCTCAAATCAGTTCCTTGAACTGGGGTTATGCCTCTGGCACAGGTCTTGAGATTGTGGCTACCCATGGATTTCCAACGAACAACATCTCATTGTTCAACTATCCCACACTCCAGAAAACTGGAGAGATCATTGGTGCACATGACTCACGAATCCTCTCTGGATGCTTGAGTCCTGATAACATGACCTTGGCTACTGTGGCCGGGGacgagaacttgaagttctgGTCGTTGTTTGATCTCTACAAACAAGGCAGAAAAGACGGTGGTCATGAAAGAGCCAGTAATGAGGACGACGATGGAACTCTCATGGGCAAAGGAGATAGCACCAGCCTCAAAAAAATGATGAACCTCCGTTGA
- a CDS encoding predicted protein: MIVSGIRSATNTLILTHLSDELLGNPQPLVDYISSENNYLVELVSLPRFGRIIIICETSQISTEIAMLLKSSPEWNHIRISYSIKDNKFSIVNQPDMFLAAGNQSQEDSVHVEYLELPSESDSRRFLISPPLSPHSEWDHWDKAEEGPNEKTMYSPQELSHLLWERLGGFDSSIVRKYKDEEGEMEIDNISENEIRTENGENTEDDKKYDLSSQPEILFQNIDNGVPAIVLDSIKNENLRRQSVKSKTLAKTAMPPSFDI; this comes from the exons ATGATAGTCTCTGGAATCCGGAGTGCAACCAACACGCTAATCTTGACCCATTTGTCAGATGAACTTTTAGGCAACCCCCAGCCCTTGGTCGATTACATTTCGCTGGAAAACAACTATTTGGTCGAGTTGGTGTCTCTTCCTCGGTTCGGTAGAATCATAATTATCTGCGAGACAAGCCAAATCTCGACAGAAATTGCCATGTTGCTCAAATCCTCGCCTGAATGGAACCACATCAGAATCTCTTACAGTATAAAAGACAATAAGTTCAGCATAGTTAACCAGCCAGATATGTTCCTAGCTGCGGGAAACCAGTCACAGGAA GATCTGGTCCATGTAGAATATCTCGAACTCCCGCTGGAAAGCGACAGTCGTCGTTTTCTCATTTCTCCACCACTTTCTCCGCATTCTGAATGGGACCACTGGGACAAAGCCGAAGAAGGACCAAATGAAAAGACAATGTATTCACCACAAGAGCTTTCACATCTTCTCTGGGAACGTTTGGGAGGATTCGATAGCTCTATTGTtagaaaatacaaagatgaagaaggcgaAATGGAGATAGACAATATatcagaaaatgaaataagGACagaaaatggagaaaaCACCGAAGATGATAAAA AATACGATTTGTCTAGTCAGCCAGAGATATTGTTCCAGAACATAGATAACGGCGTACCAGCCATAGTGTTGGACTCTATCAAGAACGAGAATCTAAGAAGACAATCTGTGAAAAGCAAGACGTTGGCTAAAACAGCCATGCCACCCTCTTTCGATATATGA
- the CIC1 gene encoding protease substrate recruitment factor — MARTRSRGLDSPRTPVSAKSKKVGAIKSSSATSSPTAEKVKKITAKRAKAQATEEKVEESKPAASKLSTSTVSSEIVSSKVASKAISELSKFLKREESKSKDTKSTGLFDESDEDEKKNLYLQIHTKKFFSEKPQFKPKLIKLTKSIYDQTSLKTCLIVRDQLATTTEQIEALENASLPTVSQILPLKSLKAEFKNFEKRRQFHADYDLFLVDDALLNLMPTLLGKIFYGNGSNKIPLPIRVTTSSNTKEISIVTIKNQVEKCLQSTYYLPPMGVNVSIKIGSVNSTFSEEELSQNLQDALSLFEKDTLRSVNLKTTASPSLPLFYAEKL, encoded by the coding sequence ATGGCCAGAACGAGATCCAGGGGCTTAGACTCTCCAAGAACACCAGTCTCTGCCAAAAGCAAGAAGGTAGGAGCCATAAAATCGAGCTCTGCTACCTCATCTCCTACAGCAGAAAAAGTTAAAAAGATCACAGCAAAAAGAGCCAAGGCACAAGCAACCGAAGAAAAGGTTGAAGAATCCAAACCTGCAGCCTCTAAGTTGTCTACCAGCACTGTTAGCAGCGAGATCGTCTCTTCTAAAGTGGCATCAAAGGCTATTTCTGAGTTGTCTAAGTTCTtaaagagagaagaatcCAAGAGCAAAGACACTAAATCGACAGGCTTGTTTGACGAAtctgacgaagacgaaaagaAAAACTTGTATTTACAGATTCATACTAAGAAGTTTTTCTCAGAAAAGCCTCAGTTCAAGCCCAAGTTAATAAAATTGACCAAATCCATCTATGACCAGACGAGCTTGAAGACTTGTTTGATTGTCAGAGATCAATTGGCCACTACCACAGAACAAATCGAGGCTCTCGAGAACGCCAGTTTGCCCACTGTTTCACAGATTCTCCCattgaagtcgttgaaggctgaattcaagaactttgaaAAACGTCGTCAATTTCATGCTGACTATGACTTGTTCCTTGTAGACGAtgccttgttgaacttgatgcCTACATTGTTGGGAAAGATTTTCTACGGAAACGGTAGCAACAAGATCCCATTGCCTATCAGAGTCACCACCTCGAGTAACACCAAGGAAATCTCCATTGTCACCATCAAgaaccaagttgaaaaatgcCTTCAGTCCACATACTACTTGCCACCTATGGGTGTCAACGTCTCTATTAAGATCGGATCGGTCAATTCCACCTTCagcgaagaagaattgagcCAAAACTTGCAAGATGCCTTGTCTTTGTTTGAAAAGGATACCTTGAGAAGTgtgaacttgaagacgaCTGCATCTCCCTCGTTGCCATTGTTTTACGCAGAAAAGTTG
- a CDS encoding predicted protein (go_component integral to membrane~go_function protein-S-isoprenylcysteine O-methyltransferase activity~go_process C-terminal protein amino acid methylation), whose protein sequence is MSSLYSPASNSLMEICMVSAGIGGAIGILSISYFHADSKYSNLIIYGLFLSLYFQIEFSFTYLFNPTRVTSKSFLIYGNRGNLQFWAMQTFAVWEYLVHRSSIISFVTNCFLDNQVIPRIGIAMIVSGLIIRAWAIQTCGSSFSHLIETENRRKDHVLVTSGIYSILRHPSYFGFWCFAIGAQLLCINWLNLIANIVILAHFFTVRIEFEEYFLIHKLFHEEYVEYKKKVGVWIPFVRIKDNI, encoded by the coding sequence ATGTCGTCCCTCTACAGTCCAGCGCTGAATCTGTTGATGGAGATCTGTATGGTGTCAGCTGGAATTGGTGGTGCCATAGGAATTCTCCTGATCAGCTATTTTCACGCTGATTCTAAGTACTCCAACCTCATAATATAtggtttgtttcttctgctttACTTCCAGATTGAATTCTCGTTCACATATCTTTTCAACCCCACAAGAGTTACCAGCAAATCGTTCTTGATCTATGGAAATCGAGGAAACCTCCAGTTTTGGGCCATGCAAACATTTGCTGTTTGGGAATATTTGGTGCATCGTAGCTCCATCATTTCCTTTGTCACCAattgttttcttgacaaCCAAGTAATACCGAGAATAGGGATAGCCATGATAGTTTCTGGACTTATAATACGGGCCTGGGCTATCCAGACCTGTGGCTCTTCATTCTCTCATCTCATAGAGACTGAAAATAGACGCAAAGATCACGTACTTGTCACTTCTGGTATCTACAGCATCTTGAGGCATCCCAGCTACTTTGGGTTCTGGTGCTTTGCTATAGGAGCCCAACTATTGTGTATCAATTGGCTCAACCTCATTGCTAATATAGTGATATTGGCCCATTTCTTCACAGTACGTATTGAGTTTGAGGAATACTTCTTGATCCACAAGCTTTTTCATGAAGAGTATGTAGAGtataagaagaaggtcGGGGTGTGGATTCCTTTTGTCAGAATCAAAGACAATATATAG
- the YHM2 gene encoding mitochondrial carrier protein (Mitochondrial tricarboxylate/dicarboxylate carrier protein~go_component membrane~go_function binding~go_process transport), with amino-acid sequence MSNKIEKKPINFSNILLGAGLNMAEVTTLGQPLEVTKTTMAANRSITMPQAIKLVWSRGGPLGFYQGLIPWAWIEASTKGAVLLFVSAEAEYQFRKLGANNFVAGMGGGVSGGLAQAYLTMGFCTCMKTVEITRSKQVATAGVPQQTSFQVFKEIYKKEGIRGINKGVNAVAIRQMTNWGSRFGFSRLAEETIRKINKKGEDQKLTAIEKILASVIGGGLSAWNQPIEVIRVEMQSKTKDPNRPKNLGVLSTAQYIYSNNGIKGLYRGVTPRIGLGVWQTVFMVAFGDIFKRMLNADGAGH; translated from the coding sequence ATGTCTAACAAAATCGAAAAGAAAcccatcaacttctccaacatcttgttgGGTGCTGGCTTGAACATGGCTGAAGTGACCACTTTGGGCCAGCCGTTGGAAGTCACCAAGACTACCATGGCTGCGAACAGATCGATCACTATGCCACAAGCCATTAAGTTGGTATGGTCCAGAGGTGGTCCTCTTGGTTTCTACCAGGGATTGATTCCTTGGGCCTGGATCGAGGCCTCTACTAAGGGTGCTGTTTTGTTGTTTGTTTCTGCCGAAGCCGAATACCAGTTTAGGAAGTTGGGCGCCAACAACTTTGTCGCTGGTATGGGAGGAGGTGTCTCAGGTGGTTTAGCTCAGGCTTACTTGACTATGGGATTCTGTACTTGTATGAAGACCGTCGAGATCACGAGATCCAAACAGGTTGCTACTGCTGGAGTTCCTCAGCAGACGTCGTTCCAAGTTTTTAAGGAGATCTACAAGAAGGAAGGTATCAGAGGTATAAATAAGGGTGTCAATGCTGTAGCTATCAGACAGATGACCAATTGGGGTTCCAGATTTGGATTTTCCAGATTGGCCGAAGAAACTATCAGaaagatcaacaaaaaGGGTGAAGACCAGAAGTTGACTGCCATAGAAAAGATCCTTGCATCTGTTATTGGTGGTGGTTTGTCTGCCTGGAATCAGCCTATTGAAGTGATCAGAGTCGAGATGCAATCCAAGACAAAAGATCCAAACAGACCCAAGAACTTGGGTGTGCTCAGTACGGCTCAGTATATCTACCTGAACAACGGGATCAAGGGTTTGTACCGTGGTGTCACCCCCAGAATTGGGTTGGGTGTCTGGCAAACAGTGTTTATGGTCGCCTTTGGagatatcttcaagagaATGTTGAATGCCGACGGTGCTGGTCATTAG
- the LIP11 gene encoding triacylglycerol lipase (go_function catalytic activity; triacylglycerol lipase activity~go_process lipid metabolism) has translation PIDRDIYSNLFTYAHLIDISYCISSVGGISEPFQCDLSCEERFPNVTLAYQWYFDDSVTGYIATTYANIFNYNDTSTEKPPKKTIIVSLRGTRSFFDSYTDLKVDMVQYSNLRHKLPYCGDNCKVHKGFFEYYIHTLLNIRVVLDKELNYENCELLIVGHSMGGSVALLLALHYLDLGYVQMTLVTMGQPLVGNREFVKWVDKVMGSNIEPKHNTYNRKYFRIVHKNDIVTTIPNNNILNAYHQFDNQIYLNCSSDTTVPFPDTVVDCVTGDNPYCIRKDFQGISLIDYISRNYFKSHNTYFRKLGLCGMKIK, from the coding sequence CCAATTGACCGAGACATATATTCAAATCTTTTTACTTACGCTCACCTCATAGATATCTCATATTGTATATCTAGCGTTGGAGGAATAAGTGAACCATTTCAATGTGATTTGAGCTGTGAAGAACGGTTTCCTAATGTGACTTTGGCGTACCAATGGTATTTCGATGATCTGGTAACAGGATACATAGCCACTACCTATGCCAACATCTTTAATTATAACGATACAAGCACTGAAAAACCaccgaagaagacaatTATAGTCTCACTCAGAGGTACACGATCGTTTTTCGACTCTTACACTGATTTGAAAGTCGACATGGTACAATATTCCAACCTTAGACACAAACTCCCGTATTGCGGAGACAATTGCAAAGTTCACAAAGGATTCTTTGAATACTACATCCACACTCTTCTTAATATCAGAGTAGTTTTAGACAAGGAATTAAACTATGAAAACTGCGAGTTGCTCATTGTGGGCCATTCAATGGGAGGAAGTGTAGCTCTTTTACTCGCGCTACATTATCTAGATCTAGGGTATGTCCAAATGACTTTGGTGACAATGGGACAACCTTTAGTAGGAAACAGAGAGTTTGTCAAGTGGGTTGACAAGGTAATGGGTAGTAATATTGAACCCAAACACAACACCTACAATAGAAAGTACTTCCGAATAGTACATAAGAATGATATTGTGACCACTATCCCGAATAACAACATTTTGAACGCCTATCACCAGTTTGACAACCAGATCTACTTGAACTGCTCGTCAGACACAACAGTACCATTCCCAGATACAGTGGTGGATTGTGTAACGGGAGACAATCCTTACTGTATCAGGAAAGACTTCCAGGGCATCAGCCTAATAGACTACATTAGTCGCAACTATTTTAAAAGTCACAACACGTACTTTCGTAAGCTAGGGCTTTGCGGaatgaaaatcaaatag
- the ODD1 gene encoding oleate delta-12 desaturase (go_function oxidoreductase activity), giving the protein MSSLASSGTSTGASTSASINKKGNVATLNTTKLSAIDTYGNQFNVPDYTIKDILSAIPSHCYERRLLESFYYVFRDIFAMVTLGYLANNYIQFLPNVFLRTAAWAGYIWTQGLFGTGIWVLAHECGHQAFSDYGWVNDTVGWVLHSYLLVPYFSWKYSHSKHHKATAHLTRDMVFVPKNKERFLSARGVEDLEDLVADSPIYTLISLFVQQSVGWLGYLVSNVSGQPLEGISKFNTNHFNPSSVLFERRDYWYIVISDIGILIQMTVLYTWYKNFGGFNILVNYFLPYLFVNHWLVFITYLQHSDPKMPHYTADQWTFARGAAATMDREFGFVGKHIFHDIIETHVLHHYVSRIPFYNGREATIAIKKVMGEHYQYSDENMWKSLWKSARACQFVDGDNGVMMYRNVNGFGVDPKKKN; this is encoded by the coding sequence ATGTCTTCGCTTGCTTCATCTGGAACCTCCACAGGAGCCTCAACCTCGGCctccatcaacaagaaggGCAATGTTGCCACCTTGAACACCACCAAGTTGTCTGCCATCGACACCTACGGAAATCAGTTCAATGTTCCCGACTACACCATCAAGGACATTTTATCGGCCATTCCTTCGCACTGCTACGAAAGAAGATTGCTCGAGTCCTTCTACTACGTCTTCAGAGACATCTTCGCCATGGTCACTCTCGGCTACCTCGCCAACAACTACATCCAGTTCTTGCCTAACGTCTTCCTCAGAACTGCAGCCTGGGCCGGTTACATCTGGACCCAAGGTTTGTTTGGTACCGGTATCTGGGTCTTGGCCCACGAGTGTGGACACCAGGCCTTCTCCGACTACGGCTGGGTCAACGACACCGTTGGCTGGGTGTTGCACTCATACTTGTTGGTTCCTTACTTCTCATGGAAGTACTCCCACTCCAAGCACCACAAGGCTACCGCTCACTTGACAAGAGACATGGTGTTCGTTCCTAAGAACAAGGAAAGATTCCTTTCTGCCAGAGGTGTCGAAGACTTGGAGGACTTGGTCGCTGACTCTCCTATTTACACATTGATTTCGTTGTTTGTCCAACAATCCGTAGGCTGGCTCGGTTACTTGGTCTCGAACGTGTCCGGTCAACCTTTGGAAGGTATctccaagttcaacactAACCACTTTAACCCTTCGTCTGTCCtctttgaaagaagagacTACTGGTATATCGTCATCTCCGACATTGGTATCTTGATCCAGATGACTGTTCTCTACACCTGGTACAAGAACTTCGGTGGCTTCAACATCCTTGTCAACTACTTCTTGCCTTACTTGTTTGTTAACCACTGGTTGGTGTTCATCACCTACTTGCAGCACTCCGACCCAAAGATGCCTCACTACACTGCTGACCAATGGACTTTCGCCAGAGGGGCTGCTGCCACCATGGACCGTGAATTCGGTTTTGTCGGTAAGCACATTTTCCACGACATCATCGAAACCCACGTCTTGCATCACTACGTCTCGAGAATTCCATTCTACAATGGTAGAGAAGCCACTATCGCTATCAAGAAGGTCATGGGTGAACACTACCAGTACAGTGACGAAAACATGTGGAAATCTTTGTGGAAATCTGCCAGAGCCTGTCAGTTTGTTGACGGTGACAACGGTGTCATGATGTACAGAAACGTGAACGGCTTTGGCGTTGacccaaagaagaagaactaa
- the ARC18 gene encoding subunit of the Arp2/3 complex (go_component cytoskeleton~go_process regulation of actin filament polymerization), whose protein sequence is MPAYHSTFLTEESADNRIVGNIVLLPIHSKFRGPAYTPEQEYDIVEEVLDLFRANSFFKNFDINGPADRLLIYGILFVSDCLSKLNKSVNYKEAVKVLNNLSLDSFSLPGDIGFPLNSYFQPPANRNEADLLRSYLQQFRQELADRLLSRIYAGDESTPSKYWLAFTKRRFMNTSL, encoded by the coding sequence ATGCCAGCATACCATTCTACATTTCTTACGGAAGAATCTGCTGATAACAGAATTGTGGGCAACATAGTATTGTTACCTATCCATAGCAAGTTTAGAGGCCCAGCATATACcccagaacaagaatatgACATTGTCGAAGAAGTCTTGGATTTATTCAGAGCCAActcgttcttcaagaactttgaTATCAATGGTCCCGCTGACAGATTGTTGATCTACGGCATTTTGTTCGTAAGTGACTGtctttccaagttgaacaagtcaGTCAACTACAAGGAAGCAGTCAAAGTGTTGAATAACTTGTCGTTGGATAGTTTCAGTTTGCCAGGAGATATTGGTTTTCCTTTGAACTCTTATTTCCAGCCACCTGCCAACAGGAACGAGGCCGACTTGTTGAGATCGTATTTGCAACAATTCAGACAAGAGTTGGCTGATAGGTTGTTGTCGAGAATCTATGCTGGTGACGAGTCTACACCAAGCAAGTACTGGTTGGCATTCaccaaaagaagattcatGAACACCAGTTTGTAG